One window of Negativicutes bacterium genomic DNA carries:
- a CDS encoding CTP synthase codes for MTKFIFITGGVVSSLGKGITAAALGTLLKSRGIRVTLQKFDPYINIDPGTMSPNQHGEVFVTEDGAETDLDLGHYERFTDEILSRANNFTSGQVYHAVIQKERRGDYLGETVQVIPHITNEIKQRILAAAAWNQADVVITEIGGTVGDIESLPFLEAIRQMRSTYGRSNVLFIHVTLLPYLDKTCELKTKPTQHSVKELRGIGIQPDILVCRSAYEMTNEMKEKLALFCDVEKAAVILCKDMDSIYEIPRHLADQHLDDLVLAHLQLPSRPLDIADWDALTAKINRPAGKTVEIALVGKYVSLHDAYLSVIEALHHAAIANNVHVKVRWINAEELNEQNQAEYLAGCNGILVPGGFGWRGIEGMIAAAQYAMREKIPYFGLCLGMQVGVMAFARRRLGWQDASSSEFDEERGDKTTHPVLDLMPEQKNLTDKGGTMRLGAYPCRLQEDSISYSAYGKADISERHRHRYEFNNLYRQSLQEAGLQIAGTSPDMRLVEVVELDRQQHPWFVGVQYHPEFKSRPNRPHPLFVSFLQAAKQ; via the coding sequence ACCAACACGGCGAAGTCTTCGTCACCGAAGACGGAGCGGAAACCGATCTGGATTTGGGACATTATGAGCGTTTCACCGATGAAATTTTGAGCAGAGCCAATAATTTTACCAGCGGACAGGTTTACCACGCGGTTATCCAAAAAGAACGTCGTGGCGATTATTTGGGGGAAACCGTGCAGGTCATCCCGCATATCACCAACGAAATCAAACAGCGCATTCTGGCGGCGGCTGCCTGGAATCAGGCCGATGTGGTGATCACCGAAATCGGCGGCACGGTGGGGGATATCGAAAGCCTGCCTTTTTTGGAAGCCATCCGGCAAATGCGCAGCACTTATGGCCGCAGCAATGTGCTTTTTATTCATGTCACGCTGCTGCCTTATTTAGACAAAACCTGCGAACTGAAAACCAAACCGACCCAGCACAGTGTCAAAGAACTGCGCGGGATCGGCATTCAGCCGGATATTCTGGTCTGCCGTTCCGCCTATGAAATGACCAACGAGATGAAAGAAAAGCTCGCTCTGTTCTGCGATGTTGAAAAAGCAGCGGTAATCCTCTGTAAAGACATGGATAGTATTTATGAGATTCCACGTCATCTGGCCGATCAGCATTTGGATGATCTGGTCTTGGCGCATTTACAGCTGCCATCACGCCCTCTCGATATCGCAGACTGGGATGCTTTGACGGCAAAAATCAACCGTCCCGCCGGGAAAACCGTGGAAATTGCTCTGGTGGGGAAGTATGTCAGTTTGCACGATGCCTATTTGTCTGTGATCGAAGCCCTGCATCATGCCGCTATCGCCAATAATGTGCATGTAAAGGTGCGCTGGATCAATGCGGAAGAGTTAAACGAACAAAACCAGGCGGAGTATCTGGCGGGCTGTAACGGTATTCTGGTCCCGGGCGGTTTCGGCTGGCGCGGCATTGAAGGGATGATCGCAGCCGCCCAATATGCCATGCGGGAAAAAATCCCTTATTTTGGCCTTTGTCTCGGCATGCAGGTTGGGGTCATGGCTTTTGCCCGCCGGCGGTTGGGCTGGCAGGATGCTTCTTCCTCGGAATTTGACGAGGAACGGGGAGACAAAACAACCCATCCCGTACTCGACTTGATGCCGGAGCAGAAAAATCTGACGGATAAAGGCGGCACCATGCGTTTGGGAGCCTACCCCTGCCGTCTGCAAGAAGACAGCATCAGCTATTCCGCCTATGGCAAGGCTGATATTTCGGAACGGCATCGCCATCGGTATGAATTCAACAATCTTTACCGCCAGTCGCTGCAGGAAGCCGGACTGCAGATTGCAGGTACTTCGCCGGATATGCGTTTGGTGGAGGTGGTTGAATTGGATCGGCAGCAGCATCCCTGGTTTGTGGGGGTGCAGTACCATCCCGAATTTAAGTCGCGTCCCAATCGGCCGCATCCGTTATTTGTTTCCTTTTTACAAGCAGCAAAACAGTAA